ACCCTCGATGGTGCAGTCCTCAACCTGCGGGAACCAGGAGTGGAGCAGGGGCCGGCCTTCCACGAACAGCTGCACCGTCTCGGTGCCGAGGACCGAGAGGATCGGCTGGCGAATGGCGGCCGCTTGCTCGGGACCGAACGCCCAGGCGCTCATGGCTGGGAGTTCGATGCCGAAGAGGGTGTCGGCGTCCTTGACCGTCTGGGCGATGCCACCCGGCACGTGCTCGTCGATGACGGCCTGGCAGGTCTCCCAGTCGAGACCGCTGACCGCGCTCAGGAAGCCGGCCACGGCCCGCTCGTGGTCGCCAGCGCCGTAGGCCTCCAGGGCGGGCCTCGCATTCTTGAAGAAGGCGTCCGCGCTGGGCACCGTGAGCAGCGCCGGCTCCAGCAGGGTGAGGGTGTGCACGACCTCGGGACGGTCCAGCGCTAACTGGAGGACGACCGGGCCACTGTTGGAGTGGCCGGCGAGGTGCGCGCGCCGGACACCCAGGTGGTCGAGCAGGCCACCGGCGTCCGCGGCGTGGTCGGCGATGCTCACCGGCGGCGCGGTGTGGGCGCTCCCGGCCCAACCCCGCCGGTGGTACCTGATCAAGCAGTAGCGGTCGGCCAGCGCCGGTTGGGAGAGGAGCGGCAAGAAGCCCCGCGGCACAGCGGGGCTGCTCAGCAGCACGGGTTCACCCGATCCGACGACCTCGTATTCCAGCTCGACGCCGTTGACGGTTGCGGTCTCCATGGGTCCTCCTCGCGATAGCCTCGTTGGCTAGGGGCCTCGTGGTCCCTCCCGAGAAGCGTGAGGAAGACTGTTACGGCGGTAACCCTCGCGGTTACGTTCGGGACCGGTTGACCCGGGCTCCGATTCGGCCACCGATTCGGGGAGGCGTGCGATGAGCGATGGCGCTGGCCGCGGCCTCGTCGAGCGCGCACGTGACGCGGCAGCCCTGAACGACTGGCGGCAGGCCTTCGACCTGCTCATGGAGGCGGACACCGAAGGCCTCCTGGGCCCCATGGATCTGCCGGTGCTTGGCGAGGTCGCCTATGCGGCCGGCCATCTCGATGTGACCATCGAGGCCTGGGAGCGCGCCCACGCGGCCTCCATGCAGGCCGCTGACCAGGTCGCGGCAGCAGGTGCGGCTGTTCGCGTCGCGATGCACCTGCTGTTCGACACTGCGCTCATGGCACCGGTGCGAGGCTGGTTGGCACGAGCGGAGCGGCTTCTGGAAGGTCGGGATGAGACGCCGGCGCACGCCTGGTTCGCGGTCGTCCGCACCTATGAGCGGATGCTGGCGGGCGATGTGCCCGGCGCTCGGCCGTGGGCCCGGCGTGCCGTCGAGGTGGGGTCGAGATGTGACCCGGCGGCGGGCGCCATCGGACAGGTGGCAGAGGCGCGGCTGCTCATCCTGGACGGCGATCTCCAGCAAGGTCTGGCGCTGCTGGACGAGGCCGGGGTGGCGACGGTCTCCGGGGACCTCGACCCATTCTCGACAGGGGTCGTCTACTGCGAGCTGGTATGCGCCCTGCAAGGCTTGGCGCGCTATGACGTGGCCGAGGAATGGACCGAGGCGATGGAGCGGTGGTGCGAGAGGAATGCCATCGGGAGCCTCCACGGGCGCTGCCGGGTCCACCGCGCCGAGATCCTCAGGCTGCGCGGGTCGTGCAACGAGGCGGAGCGTCAGGCGCTGGTCGCCTGCGAGGAACTGCGCCCGTATCTGCGACGCGAGCTCGGGTGGCCGCTGAACGAGCTCGGACGGATCCGACTGCACAAGGGAGACATCGCCGGCGCGGAGGAGGCGCTGTTGGCGGCGCATCGCGCCGGATGGGATCCTCAACCGGGTCTGGCGCTGGTGTGTCTGGCCCAAGGCGACGCCGCTACTGCGGCGGCCTCCATACGAGACGCCCTCGAGCGCCCCGTGCGGGTGCCCTCCAAGGAGCGACCACCGAACACGCAGCTGCAACGCGCGCCGCTGCTGGAGGCGCAGGTCGAGATCACGATCGCGACCGGCGACCTCGGCCGGGCCCGATCGGCCGCCGACGAGCTGGAGCTCATCGCCGTCCGCTTCCAGAGCAAAGCGCTGGTCGCCGGCGCCGCCCTCGCTCGAGGGAGGGTGCGGCTCGCCGACGGCGATGCCGGGGGCGCGGAACAGTTCTTGTCGGAGGCGGTGCGACTCTGGAACGAGGTCGGCGCCCCCTATGAGGCGGCGGCCGCCCGCATGGCCCTGGCCGGGGCGCACCGGGCCAGCGGCAGCGAGCACCGGGCCGTCCTGGAGCGCCAAGCGGCCCGCACCATCCTCGACGGGATCCAAGCCGCCCCGTCGGTGACCCCACCAGGACACATGGAGGACCACGACACACGCGGCGAGC
This sequence is a window from Actinomycetota bacterium. Protein-coding genes within it:
- a CDS encoding alpha/beta hydrolase — translated: METATVNGVELEYEVVGSGEPVLLSSPAVPRGFLPLLSQPALADRYCLIRYHRRGWAGSAHTAPPVSIADHAADAGGLLDHLGVRRAHLAGHSNSGPVVLQLALDRPEVVHTLTLLEPALLTVPSADAFFKNARPALEAYGAGDHERAVAGFLSAVSGLDWETCQAVIDEHVPGGIAQTVKDADTLFGIELPAMSAWAFGPEQAAAIRQPILSVLGTETVQLFVEGRPLLHSWFPQVEDCTIEG
- a CDS encoding transcriptional regulator, with translation MSDGAGRGLVERARDAAALNDWRQAFDLLMEADTEGLLGPMDLPVLGEVAYAAGHLDVTIEAWERAHAASMQAADQVAAAGAAVRVAMHLLFDTALMAPVRGWLARAERLLEGRDETPAHAWFAVVRTYERMLAGDVPGARPWARRAVEVGSRCDPAAGAIGQVAEARLLILDGDLQQGLALLDEAGVATVSGDLDPFSTGVVYCELVCALQGLARYDVAEEWTEAMERWCERNAIGSLHGRCRVHRAEILRLRGSCNEAERQALVACEELRPYLRRELGWPLNELGRIRLHKGDIAGAEEALLAAHRAGWDPQPGLALVCLAQGDAATAAASIRDALERPVRVPSKERPPNTQLQRAPLLEAQVEITIATGDLGRARSAADELELIAVRFQSKALVAGAALARGRVRLADGDAGGAEQFLSEAVRLWNEVGAPYEAAAARMALAGAHRASGSEHRAVLERQAARTILDGIQAAPSVTPPGHMEDHDTRGE